The genomic segment CCTGTGGCTGAGGGCCAGAGGGAGGCAGCTCAGAGAGGCCGCTGGAAGCAGGCGGGGAGCTGGGGTGCTGGGTGAGCAGCTGGTGGCCTGAATCTTTCCCTCTGGAAACCAGGAAGACCCTTCTGTATTCAAACAGCCTATTCTGAGTATATCCTACACAGAAAAAAGaagatggatttttatttttactgtaactTTAAAACTTCAAAGATGTCTTCCTTAAGAAACCACTGAGTCTGACTTTGTCCATAGTCAGCCCTCAGGGTTTACACAAAGgacattttcaatttcttccaaattgtttttgttttgttggtggaggaggtaattttcttgtttctgtttggtggggggtgggaggtaattaggtttatttagttagttctgacctcgtgcatgctaagcaggtgctctaacCACTGAGCAACCCTCCCCTATACCCTCCCTTCAGAAACCCCTTTTTCGTAGGCAGCTGTTGGCCGCTGGATGCAGAGAGGCTAATTTAGGCCCCATCTGTTGAACATTTTGTGAAAAACAGCTTGAGTTTGCTGTTCTCTTTCTAAATGGCTGCAGACACGTGTGTATTTCATTTGCTAGCTCTGCAGCCGCTGCGGACGgcccctctctttcctctttcacCAGCTCTCTGAGTGTGGTGGTGTTTCCATACTGCAGACCAGGGATCAAGAAGTGGGGTTCATTCTGAGAGTCAGAATCAGAACCTGTTAGTTCTTCTGAATCCAATATCTTCCAGTCCTAGAGTGTGACCACCCTAGGAGGGCAGAGAGAATTCCCTCTTATCTTAGTGGAAGAATTGCTTTGGGGACCTTGGTGTTGCTGGAGGAAGCTTCGAGATTCAGGTCCTCTTGCTGCAGCCTCCATCCGGCCACAGGCAGGACAGCAGCTCACCTGAGAGGCGTGGTGACCTGGGAAACAGGCCTTGCCTTGGCTCCAGGGTCCCAGTGGGCAGGAGGGCCTGAGTTCCAGGCCCCCTCCCAGGACATCCAGGGCTGTGTGGGCCGTGCAGCGAGGAGCAGTGGCTTGTGCCTTGTGTGCCTTCATTCTGGGCTGTTCTCATCTTTTCAGTCCATGCCGTGGAGGGGGTAGTGAAGGAGGTGGTGGAGCACGCCAAGGAAGCTGGAGAGAAAGGTAGGTACGGCCAAGgtcaggacagggagggaggtggggagggaaggtgggaagCTAGGTGCTGGCAGTAATCTTGCCCAACCAGGTCCAACCCTGACCCAGATGTTACATCGTTTCAATCGCTGTATAATTATCTGCACTCATCTGAGGTCACAGACTGTACTTTGCTAAAGCAAGATCCATCTGGATCCGTTCCTCTCTGTGAATGTTAAGAGGATGATGTCACAAAAGACCATGTGGCAGCGTGCTGGGACAAAACATTTAagacataaaattatatatttatacacatacgtATTTACGTCAATGTTTATAAGTCTGTGCGTGCTGTGAAGATCACGACAGTAAAAGCGCACACACACTTCATTCCTTACAACAAAatcaattccagatggattaGATCTTAAAGATAAATATAGGAAATTGTTAACTTGAGAGAAGAGAACATAGATTTTGGCATAATCTCAGAGAAGGGAGGATCTTTTTAACTACGACGGAAAATCCAACAGCCATAAAGGAAATATTAGGTACATTTGACAATAAAACTTCAACATTTTCCAGAgtggaaaaaaaatactacaagctaaaccaaaagaaaaaccacaaactaagaagaaaatatttgtaatagaAACAATGACCCAAGAcaacaatgataaaaaaaatataccaacaggtatttcacagaaaaatgaaGTATGAATAGGCAAACACCCATGAGCAGATGCTCTGTCTCATGAACAGTTGAAGAAATGCAAGTTGtttggcaaaataaaaccaaatttgAATGCATCTCTCTGGGAGCTGGGTTGCCCTCTGTCCCATGGGCTTCCTCCGGGGCACGACCCAGTAAGACTGCCACATCTCATGGGCCACTCCAGGTGACAGCAGCCCAGCAAGTggcttgaaatatttcctttgttcacctggacattctttttttcctgacaGCCATTGCTGAAGCCTTAAAGAAGGCCCAGGAGACAGGGGACAAAGTGGTAAAGGAAGTCACTGAGACGGTGACCAACACAGTCACAAATGCTGTCACCCACGCAGCTGAAGGCCTGGGCAAACTGGGACAGTGAGCACGCCCGCCATCGGCAGACTCTCCCTGAATCTCAATAAAAAGCTGTGAAATGTGTACACTGAGCCCTGGATTTATTCCTATCTGAGTGGAAACACTGTCTGTGTCCTGTGTGTCAGGGACCAGGGGCCAGCACCTCGGCACCCTCTGGGGGGTCAGATAGGTCCCTGAGATGAATCAGATGTGCTGTTCTCATGTCATGATTTCTCATGTCAGCAAGGAGCTTTGAGAATTGTTAGTGTCTGTGCTACTTTTCTTGAAAGATTATTTCCCCAGAAACTATACATGGCTTTCTGAAACCCCAGTGCTTCCAGGACACCCCAAGGGAGGACCATAATTCAGCTTACGTGTTCTTTGGGTTTTCCTTGAAATGCTGTTACAGGACTCAGGGAAGGTCACAGACCAATGTGATGGAGAGGTTAGCTGGCAGACATGAGCTGCTTTGTGTCTGAAACAGGCTTCAAAGCAGCGCTTCTGCTGGGCAGTAACAGAATCGGGTCAAGGAGAAACTGAGCCCTCTGTCTACTGGCTGTTGGAGATCTGTGTTAGACCTAAAGGGTGGTACGGGGTAAGAACTCCTGgcttcccctccttcctgccacgAGTGAGTCAGTGCCATAAAACTTAAACGtatatttaaataacatttagcttaacattttggattttaaaaaataaggggtgggtgggtggatgggaatagctcagtggtagaacgaatgcttagcatgcacaaggtcctgggttcaatccccagtacaacAAATTCTCTAttgaaaaacagagaaataagtaaacaaacctaattaacccccccccattaaataaaaggaaatgatttGTAAAGAGGTAGCATAGCTTATTTATCTTGCTGGAGGTTACTTGTTCTTGGCAGAAGTGAGAAGAAAAGGTGTTTTAATGGAATGAGTGAGTTGCTCACCATATTTCTAGCATTCTTTCAGAGCTGGCTTCACAAGCCTCTGAACAGCCAAGGAATGTCCAACATCCTGGCCTGGAACATTTGTCACTTTTATCTTGGTTTGGTTTCTGATGACTTTTCAATTCCCCCCAATCTCAAACTCAAAAGAAAGTGGATTGTGGGTGGCAGTGTCAGCCAGAACACCCTCTCTGGATGGCAGCTCCTCCTCCCAGACTTCATTCTCCGGGTGTGCACAGGGACATACAGATGTCCAAAGGGCAAGCACACAGATTCATCCTGGCATGTTTGTAATAGCAAGAGCTTGGAAACATCCTAAAATGATAATATGAAATCACTTGGATGGTAAGTTTTGCTCTGCTTGTGAGGCTTGACACACAATACAGAGCTGACACTTGTTTCTTCTAGTGGATTACAATGCCTTAGCTTGAAAATTGGGACTTGTGCCTAAAGGGCCATCAATAAGGACTGGTTAACAATTcttgcatttatatgaaatggaatactccATGGTTGTTAAGAATGAGGAAAATGTACTTATATGGGAACATGTCCAAGTAACTCAATAATTTGTAAAATATGTATGtagaataagttcatttgtacaaAGCAAACACATAATTGTGTAAGAATAGAAAACAATTTGTAGTATATATAGAGCAAACATCAACACGGCTCAGCTCTGTGTGCCTGTGGGAATATGAGGAATCCTCATTTGCTATATTACATCGTTCCGTGATGCTTGAATTTAAGAGAAAACCAatacagatatatttttaaatgtggctgTAAATGTCACATACTAGTTTATTGAGGATTGTTTCCTAGTTAAGTGCTactaaaaatttgcttcaaaatttGTTACCACTTGGCGACAAGATAAGTAAAGAAATGGAGAGCGCTTAGAAACTCTTCTAGAAATTGGACGTCACCTGGACCTCCAGGAGTGTGAACAGTGGAGAATTCTTGTCCAACAGGGTAGAGACCAGCCCAGTTTGTTGAACTTGTACGACAAGTTGCAAGGCAATGA from the Vicugna pacos chromosome 11, VicPac4, whole genome shotgun sequence genome contains:
- the FAM25A gene encoding protein FAM25A yields the protein MLGGLGKLAAEGLAHRTEKATEEAVHAVEGVVKEVVEHAKEAGEKAIAEALKKAQETGDKVVKEVTETVTNTVTNAVTHAAEGLGKLGQ